One Campylobacter concisus DNA segment encodes these proteins:
- a CDS encoding ABC transporter permease, which yields MTSLPKYLLFKYLRFDKTQPFIALSALLAFLGVSIGLMVLIVAMAIMNGFDKEFERKLFTMNYPITVQSAFKGSIDDGFVDELKAKFSDLKFSPYISTQVIYRSANALEGGLIYGVNFKDEKQINSVVNEALKEKELEGFEILVGSGITSEFRLRNDEKLTLIFTKADPAGFSLTPKMKRFDIGGSFTSGLIAYDKAFSYTSVDALRKILDYPKGVYDGIHIFSSKPFDDIKRVREGLPAGTVAIGWWEQNGNFFSALALEKRALFIVLMLIILVASLNIISSLLMTVMNRRQEIALLLALGASKGEIKRSFFYQGLVIGGGGIIFGLVLGFLGLFLLGNFNIIDLPADVYGSSKLPLELSTIDLVLIVVGAVFIVAISSYYPAKKATEVNVLQTLRNE from the coding sequence ATGACAAGCTTACCAAAGTATCTACTTTTTAAATATTTAAGATTTGATAAAACTCAGCCATTTATCGCTCTAAGTGCCTTACTCGCCTTTCTTGGTGTTAGCATAGGACTTATGGTTTTAATAGTTGCGATGGCGATCATGAACGGATTTGATAAAGAATTTGAGCGCAAACTTTTTACGATGAACTATCCTATAACCGTTCAAAGCGCTTTTAAAGGCTCCATAGATGATGGCTTTGTAGATGAGCTAAAGGCTAAATTTAGCGACCTTAAATTTAGTCCATATATCAGCACACAGGTCATTTACCGCTCGGCAAATGCGCTTGAAGGTGGGCTAATTTATGGCGTAAATTTTAAAGATGAAAAGCAGATAAATTCAGTTGTAAATGAAGCTTTGAAAGAAAAAGAGCTAGAGGGCTTTGAGATACTTGTGGGAAGTGGCATAACGAGTGAGTTTAGGCTAAGAAACGATGAAAAACTAACGCTTATCTTTACAAAGGCTGATCCTGCTGGCTTTTCGCTAACGCCAAAGATGAAGCGCTTTGATATCGGTGGCTCATTTACATCTGGGTTAATCGCCTATGACAAGGCATTTTCATATACTTCGGTTGATGCATTAAGGAAAATTTTAGACTACCCAAAAGGCGTTTATGATGGAATTCACATCTTTTCAAGTAAGCCATTTGATGATATAAAAAGGGTGCGCGAGGGGCTTCCAGCTGGCACGGTTGCTATTGGCTGGTGGGAGCAAAATGGCAACTTTTTCTCAGCGCTCGCACTTGAAAAAAGAGCGCTTTTTATCGTTTTGATGTTAATTATCCTTGTGGCGTCGCTAAATATCATAAGCTCACTACTAATGACCGTGATGAACCGCAGGCAGGAGATCGCCTTGCTTTTAGCGCTTGGTGCTAGCAAAGGCGAGATAAAAAGAAGCTTTTTTTATCAAGGGTTAGTAATAGGTGGAGGTGGCATTATATTTGGCTTAGTGCTTGGCTTTTTGGGGCTATTTTTACTTGGAAATTTCAACATCATAGACCTCCCAGCTGACGTCTATGGCTCAAGCAAACTGCCGCTTGAACTCTCAACTATTGATCTTGTGCTTATCGTAGTTGGAGCTGTATTTATCGTGGCTATCTCGTCCTACTATCCAGCAAAAAAAGCCACAGAGGTAAATGTCCTTCAAACTTTAAGAAATGAATAA
- a CDS encoding Do family serine endopeptidase: MKKFMLISLAAASLLMGADIKFNEANQDVTRVSPLSDKNSVLSYYDSIAQAKLSVVNISTTKTVSNAGIEQMFNDPFFNEFFGFNFAKPKEKEKTTSLGSGVIISNDGYIVTNNHVIEDSDQIVVTLAKGGKEYKAKLIGSDPKTDLAVIKIEANGLNAITFADSSKLLDADVVFAIGNPFGVGESITQGIVSGLNKDDIGLNQYENFIQTDASINPGNSGGALVDSRGYLVGINSAILSKSGGNNGIGFAIPSNMVKDIAKKLIADGKIERGFIGVTIANLTDEQKELYTNKEGALISGVEQGMPADEAGLKRGDLVISANGKAIKNANDLKNFIGSLTPNSSVDITYERSSKVMNTKIKLVNMDHNAKDATKSVIIEGLSVSNLIDEIRFKYKISPDTQGVLVTDVKSGSKAEDFGFERGDVIVQVGEESIKDLQTFASTVKNAKGKKTLVWINRGGIMQGLVIK; this comes from the coding sequence ATGAAAAAATTTATGCTAATTTCATTAGCAGCGGCTTCTTTGCTAATGGGAGCTGATATTAAATTTAACGAAGCAAACCAAGATGTAACTAGAGTTTCGCCGTTAAGCGATAAAAATAGCGTGCTCTCATACTACGACTCTATCGCTCAGGCAAAACTTTCAGTAGTAAATATCTCGACTACAAAAACAGTAAGCAATGCGGGTATCGAGCAGATGTTTAATGATCCGTTTTTTAATGAATTTTTTGGATTTAACTTTGCAAAGCCAAAAGAGAAAGAAAAGACAACCTCTCTTGGCTCTGGCGTCATCATCTCAAATGACGGCTACATCGTTACAAACAACCACGTCATCGAAGATAGCGACCAGATCGTTGTGACCTTGGCAAAGGGTGGCAAGGAGTATAAAGCAAAGCTAATAGGCAGCGATCCAAAGACCGATCTAGCCGTCATAAAGATAGAGGCAAATGGGCTAAATGCGATAACATTTGCCGACTCATCAAAGCTGCTTGATGCGGACGTAGTCTTTGCTATAGGCAATCCTTTTGGCGTTGGTGAGAGCATCACTCAAGGCATCGTCTCAGGGCTAAATAAAGACGATATCGGGCTTAATCAATATGAAAATTTCATCCAAACAGACGCCTCTATAAACCCTGGCAACTCAGGCGGCGCTTTGGTTGATAGCAGGGGCTATTTAGTCGGTATAAACTCAGCCATACTTTCAAAAAGTGGAGGCAACAACGGCATAGGCTTTGCGATCCCGTCAAATATGGTAAAAGATATCGCTAAAAAGCTGATAGCTGACGGCAAGATCGAGCGTGGATTTATCGGCGTAACTATCGCAAATTTAACTGATGAGCAAAAAGAACTTTACACAAATAAAGAAGGCGCTTTAATAAGCGGTGTAGAGCAGGGCATGCCAGCAGATGAAGCAGGGCTAAAAAGAGGCGACTTGGTCATCTCAGCAAATGGCAAAGCTATCAAAAATGCAAATGATCTTAAAAATTTCATCGGCTCACTAACTCCAAATAGCAGCGTTGATATAACTTACGAGCGATCAAGTAAGGTGATGAATACAAAAATCAAACTTGTAAATATGGATCACAACGCAAAAGATGCGACAAAAAGCGTCATAATAGAAGGTCTTAGCGTTAGCAATCTAATCGATGAGATAAGATTTAAGTATAAGATCAGCCCAGATACTCAAGGCGTGCTTGTAACTGACGTAAAATCTGGCTCAAAAGCTGAAGACTTTGGCTTTGAAAGAGGCGATGTGATCGTTCAAGTTGGCGAAGAGAGCATAAAAGATCTTCAAACATTTGCAAGCACAGTTAAAAACGCAAAAGGCAAAAAGACGCTAGTGTGGATAAACCGCGGTGGCATCATGCAAGGTCTTGTTATAAAATAA
- a CDS encoding response regulator transcription factor, with the protein MTRILMIEDDMELAEILTEYLENYDIKVTTAEEPYIGLSTLNTSEFDLVILDLTLPGMDGLEVCKEIRKKHNIPIIISSARHDITDKVNALDNGADDYLPKPYDPQELLARIKSHLRRQSIAPANEARNLNKDLVLKEFEREILFKGSVLNLTAAEYDILKYLLQKEGGAVTREELIYNCESINEDSSNKSIDVIIGRIRQKLNENPKEPKYIHAIRGIGYKLVL; encoded by the coding sequence ATGACTAGAATTTTAATGATAGAAGATGATATGGAGCTTGCTGAAATTTTAACTGAATACCTAGAAAACTACGATATCAAGGTGACGACGGCTGAAGAGCCATATATCGGACTATCTACCTTAAATACGAGCGAATTTGACCTAGTGATACTTGACCTCACTCTCCCTGGCATGGACGGGCTGGAGGTTTGCAAAGAGATAAGAAAAAAGCACAACATCCCTATAATCATCTCAAGCGCAAGGCACGATATAACAGACAAAGTAAATGCCCTAGATAACGGTGCGGATGATTATTTGCCAAAGCCTTATGACCCACAAGAGCTTCTTGCTCGCATCAAAAGCCATCTAAGAAGGCAGAGTATCGCCCCTGCAAATGAGGCAAGAAATTTAAACAAAGACTTGGTATTAAAAGAATTTGAGCGTGAAATTTTATTTAAAGGAAGCGTGCTAAATTTAACCGCAGCGGAGTATGACATCTTAAAATATCTGCTTCAAAAAGAGGGCGGGGCGGTCACTAGAGAGGAGCTCATCTACAACTGCGAGAGCATAAACGAAGATAGCTCAAACAAAAGTATCGATGTCATCATCGGCAGAATTCGCCAAAAACTAAATGAAAATCCAAAAGAGCCAAAATACATCCACGCGATCCGCGGCATCGGCTATAAGTTGGTTCTTTGA
- a CDS encoding SH3 domain-containing protein: protein MKKGIFLALSVALFLGCSQTTKPEPNKQQNALPDENVYKPNERISLLEFEVKQDASSLPQNMQSASFTQDEILKRRFKVFTLRGVKFNPNDAFWAFNVYKPSEKRKYFGSNFRQIPQSWFDAQKDNANFAGFLQISAYALTSANTAVRNFPTDEPIFLNPQTPGEGYPFDYLQESTLSIAHPLFVSHLSKDRAWAFVSDDAVWGWVKVEDIKFISDEEALAYQKSSFVTIKTDKMPVYDKGGNFLFYSRVGAILPVLAQDDKNYYGKIYVRNMLREFVLPKSFSALFPLKFNDSNLKTLLSSLLTQPYGWGGVDKLRDCSLFTKDLLASFGVWLPRNSRAQANMGEKINLKGLSNAAKSKEIKEKGVPYLTLVHLPGHIMLYAGYKGDDIYVVHDAWGLKTANNGRALIGATAITTLNIGQNRSDIQSANLLISKVDSINVMRPEQGMLDKARKISALQRAYGVKIEENLVKFSDGTSLVYDDFKQKDEECSTGADIEDMNALDYAAFSPLSTALSDAGRCRNYELLGKIYGSSESAVKANLVDVIWLKDFLNLPLKFNSKNGAAAALQEVSNELNEMVKSDPNLLEYLKDPGGTFKWRIIAGTNRLSAHSYGIAIDINVKKSHYWQWSKGYENLIPEKIVRVFEKHKFVWGGRWKHFDTMHFEYRPEMFE, encoded by the coding sequence TTGAAAAAAGGTATATTTTTAGCACTTAGTGTTGCTTTGTTTTTGGGTTGTTCGCAGACAACAAAACCAGAGCCAAACAAGCAGCAAAATGCCCTGCCAGACGAAAATGTTTATAAGCCAAATGAGCGCATCAGCTTGCTTGAATTTGAAGTAAAACAAGACGCATCGTCGCTACCTCAAAATATGCAAAGTGCGAGTTTTACTCAAGATGAAATTTTAAAAAGAAGATTTAAAGTTTTTACTCTAAGAGGCGTGAAATTTAACCCAAATGACGCTTTTTGGGCGTTTAATGTATATAAGCCAAGCGAAAAAAGAAAGTATTTTGGTTCAAATTTTAGGCAGATACCTCAAAGCTGGTTTGACGCGCAAAAGGACAATGCAAATTTCGCTGGCTTTTTGCAAATTTCAGCTTACGCTCTAACTTCAGCAAACACAGCTGTAAGAAATTTCCCAACCGACGAGCCGATATTTTTAAACCCGCAAACCCCAGGTGAGGGCTATCCGTTTGACTATTTGCAAGAATCAACCCTAAGCATCGCTCATCCGCTCTTTGTATCGCACCTCTCAAAAGATAGGGCGTGGGCGTTTGTGAGCGATGATGCGGTTTGGGGCTGGGTGAAGGTTGAAGATATCAAATTTATCAGCGATGAAGAGGCGCTTGCCTATCAAAAATCAAGCTTTGTAACGATAAAAACCGACAAGATGCCAGTTTATGACAAGGGCGGAAACTTTTTATTTTACTCGCGTGTCGGCGCAATACTGCCAGTTTTGGCGCAAGATGACAAAAACTACTACGGCAAAATTTATGTAAGAAATATGCTTAGGGAGTTTGTCCTCCCAAAGTCTTTTAGCGCCCTTTTTCCACTTAAATTTAATGACTCAAATTTAAAAACACTTCTTAGCTCGCTTCTTACTCAGCCTTATGGCTGGGGCGGGGTGGATAAGCTAAGAGACTGCTCGCTCTTTACAAAAGACTTGCTAGCAAGCTTTGGCGTGTGGTTACCTAGGAACTCAAGGGCGCAGGCAAATATGGGAGAAAAGATCAATCTAAAAGGTCTTAGTAACGCTGCAAAGAGCAAAGAGATAAAAGAAAAGGGCGTGCCATATCTCACTCTCGTGCATCTGCCAGGTCACATCATGCTCTATGCTGGATATAAGGGCGATGATATCTACGTGGTGCATGACGCTTGGGGGCTAAAGACTGCAAACAACGGCCGCGCGCTTATCGGAGCGACCGCGATAACTACGCTAAATATCGGTCAAAACAGAAGCGACATACAAAGTGCAAATTTGCTAATTTCTAAGGTTGATTCTATAAATGTGATGAGGCCTGAGCAAGGGATGCTAGATAAGGCTAGAAAGATCTCAGCTTTGCAAAGAGCTTATGGCGTAAAGATCGAAGAAAATTTGGTTAAATTTAGTGATGGCACGAGTTTAGTCTATGATGATTTTAAACAAAAAGATGAAGAGTGCAGCACTGGCGCTGATATAGAGGATATGAACGCACTTGACTACGCTGCATTTTCGCCACTTAGCACAGCTCTAAGTGATGCTGGTAGATGCAGAAACTACGAGCTTTTAGGCAAAATTTATGGCTCAAGCGAGAGCGCAGTAAAGGCAAATTTAGTTGATGTAATCTGGCTAAAGGATTTTTTAAATTTGCCTTTAAAATTTAACTCTAAAAATGGCGCTGCAGCTGCCTTGCAAGAGGTAAGTAACGAGCTAAATGAGATGGTAAAGAGCGATCCAAATTTACTTGAATACCTAAAAGATCCTGGCGGGACATTTAAGTGGCGCATCATCGCTGGCACAAACCGCCTAAGCGCGCACAGCTACGGCATCGCGATCGATATAAATGTAAAAAAGAGCCACTACTGGCAGTGGAGCAAGGGCTATGAAAACTTGATCCCTGAAAAGATCGTGCGAGTTTTTGAGAAGCATAAATTTGTCTGGGGCGGACGCTGGAAGCACTTTGATACGATGCATTTTGAGTATCGCCCAGAGATGTTTGAGTAG
- a CDS encoding cation:proton antiporter yields MEQILEGFLLVAAISVALNVIFKKFQIPTIIGYIVTGTLISEFFNLKSNDEISHIAEFGIAFLMFTIGLEFSFKHLMSMKKEVFLNGGLQVCLSGFVMGVMLYYALHLKDETALIAGLAFALSSTAIVLKTLNDNGDVSKIYGRKALGILLFQDIAVIPILLMIDMFSSQDASINELLLKTFTSAVILIVVLFLLGKYVINWIFYKVVQTNSQEVFIATILFLVVGASTLAHFFGFSYSLGAFLAGMMMAETQYKHQIEVDLIPFRDLLLGLFFITVGMQINFVVVLSNIWLVLGLVFSIMVVKAIVVFAVLNIYLKRRVAAKTALSVCQIGEFALAVFGLMTTRNLLDVQTAQIFIAASVISMFATPFILKKLDVLADLVEREVVVESNETLKPQKLKNHIVVFGYDRLGQEVVLRLKETKLLYIVLDNDISLVELGRSRGENVFLGNVLQSDTLENACLNDAAAVIITVSNEQRVELIAQKIKDYGANIQTIIKANGEGNKDIFGELGANFHLIIEERVMAKTLVHEALQCKIDHDVRA; encoded by the coding sequence ATGGAACAAATTTTAGAAGGCTTCTTGCTTGTCGCTGCGATCTCAGTCGCGTTAAATGTCATTTTTAAGAAATTTCAGATACCAACCATCATCGGCTACATCGTAACCGGCACGCTTATATCAGAATTTTTCAACCTAAAAAGCAACGATGAAATTTCTCATATCGCGGAATTTGGTATCGCATTTTTGATGTTTACGATCGGACTTGAGTTTAGCTTTAAGCATCTGATGAGCATGAAAAAAGAGGTCTTTCTAAATGGCGGTCTGCAAGTTTGTTTAAGTGGCTTTGTGATGGGCGTGATGCTTTACTACGCGCTTCATCTAAAGGACGAGACAGCACTTATCGCTGGTCTTGCCTTTGCTCTATCATCAACTGCAATCGTGCTAAAAACGCTAAATGACAACGGCGATGTGAGTAAAATTTATGGTAGAAAGGCACTTGGAATTTTGCTATTTCAAGATATCGCCGTCATCCCGATCTTGCTTATGATAGATATGTTTAGCTCGCAAGATGCCTCGATAAATGAGCTTTTGTTAAAGACATTTACGAGTGCGGTTATCCTTATCGTTGTGCTATTTTTGCTCGGCAAATATGTCATCAACTGGATATTTTACAAAGTCGTTCAGACAAACTCTCAAGAGGTCTTTATAGCCACGATCCTCTTTTTAGTCGTTGGCGCCAGCACACTAGCTCACTTCTTTGGCTTTTCATACTCTCTTGGTGCATTCTTAGCTGGCATGATGATGGCGGAGACGCAGTATAAGCACCAGATCGAGGTCGATCTCATACCTTTTAGAGATCTGCTTCTTGGACTATTTTTCATAACCGTTGGCATGCAGATAAATTTTGTAGTCGTGCTCTCAAACATCTGGCTAGTTTTAGGTCTAGTCTTTAGCATAATGGTCGTAAAAGCCATCGTCGTTTTTGCCGTTTTAAATATCTACTTAAAACGCAGGGTCGCTGCTAAAACCGCACTTAGCGTCTGTCAGATCGGCGAATTTGCACTGGCTGTCTTTGGGCTGATGACTACAAGAAATTTACTTGATGTCCAAACAGCTCAAATTTTCATCGCAGCCTCTGTTATATCGATGTTTGCAACACCTTTTATACTTAAAAAGCTTGACGTTTTAGCTGATCTTGTAGAGCGTGAGGTGGTAGTTGAGTCAAACGAGACCTTAAAGCCACAAAAGCTAAAAAATCACATCGTAGTCTTTGGCTACGATAGGCTCGGTCAAGAGGTGGTTTTAAGGCTAAAAGAGACAAAGCTTTTATACATCGTGCTTGATAATGATATCAGCCTAGTTGAGCTTGGCAGGAGCCGCGGGGAAAATGTATTTTTAGGAAACGTGCTGCAAAGCGACACTCTTGAAAATGCCTGCCTAAACGACGCAGCAGCCGTTATCATAACAGTTAGCAACGAGCAAAGAGTTGAGCTGATCGCGCAAAAGATCAAAGACTACGGCGCAAATATCCAAACGATCATCAAAGCAAATGGCGAGGGCAACAAAGATATCTTTGGCGAGCTAGGCGCAAATTTCCACCTTATAATTGAGGAGCGCGTCATGGCAAAAACCCTTGTTCACGAAGCCCTTCAATGCAAGATCGACCACGACGTAAGAGCGTAG
- the lolA gene encoding LolA-like outer membrane lipoprotein chaperone encodes MRKFLIASLVAVCSFGAGLNFKSLQSDFTQTVFSEGKSVNYKGRFYAKSDNTALWIYESPTPKRIYFDKDKVVVIEDELEQAVISRLDDTPNLTQVLAHAEQIQPTLYKAIYDGVEYFITIKNTLPTTIDYKDKLSNKIKITLSNPVKDALIPKETLTPIIPQGYDIVNQ; translated from the coding sequence ATGAGAAAATTTTTGATAGCTTCTCTCGTTGCGGTTTGCTCATTTGGGGCTGGCTTAAATTTTAAAAGCCTGCAAAGTGACTTTACTCAAACTGTCTTTAGCGAGGGCAAGAGTGTAAATTATAAAGGGAGATTTTACGCTAAAAGCGACAACACTGCGCTTTGGATATATGAAAGTCCGACACCAAAGAGAATTTACTTTGACAAAGACAAGGTAGTCGTGATCGAGGATGAGCTTGAGCAAGCCGTCATCTCAAGGCTAGATGATACGCCAAATTTGACGCAGGTTTTAGCTCACGCAGAGCAAATTCAGCCGACACTTTATAAGGCGATATATGACGGGGTTGAGTACTTTATAACGATCAAAAACACGCTTCCAACGACGATTGATTATAAAGACAAACTCTCAAATAAGATAAAAATCACTCTAAGCAACCCTGTAAAAGACGCGCTCATCCCAAAAGAGACGCTAACTCCAATCATCCCACAAGGTTACGACATCGTAAATCAATAA
- a CDS encoding heat shock protein transcriptional repressor HspR, producing MQNYEEPLFLISVVAKVLSIHPQTLRQYEREGLVEPSRTDGKMRLYSQKDVDRVKTILNLTRELGVNLAGVDVILQLKEKIDDLEATIDELNKKLHEATSQTSTKRSLVKRKNSFDLVFYEGKK from the coding sequence ATGCAAAATTATGAAGAACCACTTTTTTTAATAAGCGTTGTAGCAAAGGTTTTAAGCATACATCCACAAACTTTAAGACAGTACGAGAGGGAGGGGCTAGTTGAACCCTCAAGAACAGATGGCAAGATGAGGCTCTACTCACAAAAAGACGTTGATCGCGTCAAAACGATACTAAATTTGACCCGCGAACTTGGCGTAAATTTAGCAGGTGTTGATGTGATACTTCAGCTAAAAGAGAAAATTGACGATTTAGAAGCAACTATTGATGAGTTAAATAAAAAATTACACGAAGCTACCAGTCAAACTAGCACCAAAAGATCGCTTGTAAAGAGAAAAAATAGCTTTGATCTTGTATTTTACGAAGGCAAAAAATAA
- a CDS encoding DnaJ C-terminal domain-containing protein, with the protein MSESLYETLGVSKGASSDEIKKAYRKLARKYHPDINKDPGAEDKFKEINAAYEILSDEKKRAQYDQYGDNMFGGQNFHDFARGSADMGDLNDILKNIFSGGFGGGGAKFSGGFGGGFEGFEGFGGGGFGFGGADLDVNAKISIPFDVAVTGGEHKINFNGESIKIKIPSGIEGGEKLRIKGKGKSAGGQTGDLILAISVEPSDEYERVGDDLYKDIEIPLKTMLFGGKINVHTYKKDVTIKIAENSKTGTKIRLKGYGVQNRKSGIYGDLYLKARVKLPNISELDEGLVKELKEKLPE; encoded by the coding sequence ATGAGCGAAAGCTTATATGAAACTTTAGGAGTTTCAAAAGGCGCATCAAGCGACGAGATAAAAAAAGCTTATAGAAAACTTGCTAGAAAGTACCACCCAGACATCAACAAAGACCCTGGAGCAGAGGATAAATTTAAAGAGATAAACGCTGCTTATGAAATTTTAAGTGACGAGAAAAAACGTGCCCAGTATGATCAATATGGCGACAATATGTTTGGCGGTCAAAATTTCCACGACTTTGCCAGAGGCTCGGCCGATATGGGCGATCTAAACGATATCTTGAAAAATATCTTCTCAGGTGGATTTGGTGGAGGTGGCGCTAAATTTAGCGGTGGCTTTGGTGGAGGTTTTGAAGGATTTGAAGGCTTTGGCGGAGGTGGATTTGGCTTTGGAGGAGCTGATCTAGATGTAAATGCCAAAATTTCTATACCATTTGACGTGGCTGTAACTGGCGGCGAGCACAAGATAAATTTTAATGGCGAAAGCATCAAGATAAAGATCCCAAGCGGCATAGAAGGCGGCGAAAAACTTCGCATAAAAGGCAAAGGCAAGAGTGCTGGCGGTCAAACTGGAGATCTCATACTTGCCATTAGCGTTGAGCCAAGCGACGAATATGAAAGAGTTGGCGACGATCTTTATAAAGATATAGAAATTCCACTAAAAACTATGCTCTTTGGCGGTAAGATAAATGTGCATACATATAAAAAAGATGTAACCATTAAAATCGCTGAGAACTCAAAAACAGGCACAAAGATCCGCTTAAAAGGATACGGCGTGCAAAACAGAAAGAGCGGAATTTATGGCGATCTTTACTTAAAGGCCAGGGTAAAACTTCCAAACATTAGTGAGCTTGACGAGGGCTTAGTAAAAGAGTTAAAAGAAAAATTACCGGAGTAA
- a CDS encoding ATP-dependent DNA helicase encodes MKDQILEILSRSNVFLTGGGGVGKSYLTASIIRHYKENFKNVVILGSTGISAVSLGGVSLHSFFKFGYCKDYEELRRLDYRQKDKLSKLRNMLDACNLLVIDEISMVSSNVMEMIRYRLLTSKFKGRVLIVGDFYQLPPVQKEQNESKLFNFLYAFNSSAWEDMKFTNVELLVSKRTNDLKFYEILSRLRVGELDDEMMAYIESLRVDVIEPDSETSVLFGRNAEAEMLNQKRLLALNVPLEISNSDVLVMDENLDKKEFEKWANTLNISRNLEMKIGAKIIFTSNKWGEYYNGEQGKIMQILKENGAISSVIVQKDSGEICEIEKCAYNFCALNLNEDEIEENVQASLYQFPFKLAYALTIHKSQGMSINSLICNINHIFAKGQLYVALSRAVNPKNLKLFYDKKSDFRQHLRKVVKIDDEVKKFYQENVFLHIKESL; translated from the coding sequence ATGAAAGATCAAATTTTAGAAATTTTATCTCGCTCAAACGTCTTTTTAACAGGCGGCGGCGGTGTTGGCAAGAGCTATCTAACCGCCTCCATCATCAGACACTACAAAGAAAATTTCAAAAACGTCGTCATCCTTGGCTCAACTGGCATAAGCGCTGTTAGTCTTGGGGGCGTGAGCTTGCATAGCTTTTTTAAATTTGGCTACTGCAAGGACTACGAGGAGCTAAGACGGCTTGACTACCGCCAAAAAGATAAGCTAAGCAAGCTACGAAATATGCTAGATGCCTGCAATCTGCTTGTAATAGACGAAATTTCGATGGTGAGCTCAAATGTCATGGAGATGATAAGATACCGCTTGCTTACCTCTAAATTTAAGGGCAGGGTGCTCATAGTGGGCGACTTTTATCAGCTCCCACCAGTGCAAAAAGAGCAAAATGAGAGCAAACTTTTTAACTTTTTATACGCTTTTAACTCAAGTGCGTGGGAGGATATGAAATTTACAAATGTCGAGCTGCTCGTCTCAAAACGCACAAATGATCTTAAATTTTATGAAATTCTCTCTCGTCTTAGAGTTGGTGAGCTAGATGATGAGATGATGGCTTATATCGAGAGCTTGCGAGTGGATGTCATTGAGCCAGATAGCGAGACTAGCGTGCTTTTTGGCAGAAATGCCGAGGCTGAGATGCTAAATCAAAAAAGACTTCTTGCGCTTAATGTACCGCTTGAAATTTCAAACTCGGACGTGCTTGTTATGGATGAAAATTTAGATAAAAAAGAGTTTGAAAAGTGGGCAAATACGCTAAATATCTCAAGAAATTTAGAGATGAAGATAGGCGCAAAAATCATCTTTACTTCAAATAAATGGGGTGAATATTACAACGGCGAGCAGGGTAAGATCATGCAAATTTTAAAAGAAAATGGCGCCATTTCAAGTGTGATCGTGCAAAAAGATAGCGGCGAGATCTGCGAGATAGAAAAGTGTGCTTATAACTTTTGCGCGCTAAATTTGAATGAAGATGAGATCGAGGAGAACGTGCAAGCTTCGCTTTATCAGTTTCCATTTAAGCTTGCCTATGCGCTAACTATCCACAAGTCTCAAGGCATGAGTATAAATTCGCTCATTTGCAACATCAACCACATCTTTGCCAAAGGACAGCTCTACGTCGCACTTTCTCGCGCGGTAAATCCTAAAAATTTAAAACTTTTTTATGATAAGAAAAGTGATTTTAGGCAGCATTTAAGAAAAGTGGTTAAAATTGACGACGAAGTTAAGAAATTTTACCAAGAAAACGTATTTTTGCATATTAAGGAGAGTTTATGA